From the Anopheles coustani chromosome X, idAnoCousDA_361_x.2, whole genome shotgun sequence genome, one window contains:
- the LOC131269784 gene encoding uncharacterized protein LOC131269784, which yields MLMAISNLSPAVEAYVYIIPNAKSADKPGHCFDDQLKITVPVNKIRQRTGRCESMSCGSDYSLQVAGCGVVAAGPGFVITPTDYSKPYPECCPQMVMSAENLV from the exons ATGCTGATGGCGATCAGCAACCTGAGCCCCGCCGTTGAGGCCTACGTCTACATCATTCCCAATGCGAAAAGTGCAG ACAAACCAGGGCATTGCTTCGATGATCAGCTCAAGATCACGGTTCCGGTGAACAAAATCCGGCAGCGCACGGGACGCTGTGAGTCGATGAGCTGCGGCAGTGACTACTCGCTGCAGGTCGCCGG ATGTGGTGTCGTTGCTGCCGGGCCGGGTTTCGTCATCACCCCCACCGACTACTCGAAACCGTATCCCGAGTGCTGCCCGCAGATGGTGATGAGCGCCGAAAATCTTGTCTAA
- the LOC131268776 gene encoding hornerin-like, producing MSATFAVVTLLVLATADGVERRRPLYRRTSTTTATPAADDSEGSESKYKPNGKDLYTVSDSYPVSGAGGFKPDGDKLTSFSEYSFGSTKLSGGPDGGGLADGGGGVASDEESTFGGFKNHKKGSSLLPTTNANTKERKPTANSPFDFLNSDYAKPKVQSDTTGLGGLGSSSKSKLPSSISSKFSISHPAPSTLGSGSKAAGKLAHLDDSTEYDVYSSLGQSGSVTAVGKSKLGKHRQPLTATSYSSTGGFEGKVKKVPFKYEDGGLGALAGKTKTKTKLSLDDDSSHFASASSPFPGLGSYESASFGGNRQQQQQQQLGSNSGLGSAAGAHKGSKFNFAEPPPLVKSTLNTLKHFGEGLIGNGNGAGRAPYELESEESGSYPAQGVKFGSYFSKSHFGGNAAGSGSSSNGPAVEESYENSAEPLPKGKFSKPLGLGGGLGGKFATDFDVKNIKLTDGGGAFGVGVGAGLGHKLPGKNTPPHHGKHGPTLHHSQPAPVQQLHSHNHNHNNHHHQQQQLQQQHAHQQPAHHTAHGTLGTTGTIDNPNPLDFRPNFKLQDVPNLYPADPYLLGAGIAAKGQIESFLNSEHALKDESLVAQLLGDSSPAARPHYHQFLKSQEDEKLEKEALRQQIEYLKAQAAKRPLDLNAGPHRPPIVSNAQKFRPVRRIPSHVRLGVKAPYPLPRIPNYNDRPYSISFKI from the exons ATGTCGGCCACATTTGCAGTGGTGACACTGTTAGTCCTGGCTACGGCAGACGGCGTGGAGCGTCGACGACCACTGTATCGCCGCACGtcgaccaccaccgccactccGGCAGCGGACGACAGCGAAGGCTCGGAGAGCAAGTACAAACCGAACGGCAAGGACCTGTACACGGTGAGCGATTCGTACCCGGTGTCCGGTGCTGGAGGCTTCAAGCCGGATGGCGATAAACTAACG TCATTCTCCGAGTACAGCTTCGGCAGCACGAAACTCTCCGGCGGTCCGGACGGCGGCGGGCTAGCagacggcggcggtggcgtcgCCTCAGACGAGGAGTCCACGTTCGGTGGCTTCAAGAATCACAAGAAAGGATCCTCGCTGCTCCCGACGACCAACGCGAACACCAAGGAGCGCAAGCCGACCGCCAACAGTCCGTTCGACTTCCTGAACAGTGACTACGCGAAGCCGAAGGTGCAGAGCGACACCACGGGCCTCGGCGGGCTCGGTTCGTCCAGCAAGTCGAAGCTACCGTCGAGCATTAGCAGCAAATTTTCGATCTCGCATCCGGCCCCGTCGACGCTGGGATCCGGCAGCAAGGCAGCCGGCAAGCTGGCCCACCTGGACGACTCGACCGAGTACGATGTGTACTCCAGCCTCGGGCAGTCGGGATCGGTGACGGCGGTGGGCAAGAGCAAGCTCGGCAAGCATCGCCAGCCACTGACGGCCACCTCGTACTCGTCGACCGGCGGCTTCGAGGGCAAGGTGAAGAAGGTCCCGTTCAAGTACGAGGACGGAGGGCTGGGGGCGCTCGCCGGCAAGACCAAAACGAAGACCAAGCTCTCGCTCGACGACGACAGCTCGCACTTCGCTTCCGCTAGCAGCCCGTTTCCGGGGTTGGGCAGCTACGAGAGTGCCTCGTTCGGTGGcaaccggcagcagcagcagcagcaacaacttgGCAGCAACTCCGGATTAGGGTCCGCGGCTGGCGCGCACAAGGGCAGCAAGTTCAACTTTGCCGAGCCACCGCCGCTGGTCAAATCGACGCTCAACACGCTCAAGCACTTCGGCGAGGGACTGATAGGTAATGGCAACGGGGCGGGCAGAGCACCGTACGAGCTGGAGAGCGAGGAGTCCGGCTCTTATCCGGCGCAGGGGGTCAAGTTTGGCTCGTACTTTAGCAAGAGCCACTTTGGGGGCAATGCGGCGGGCAGTGGCAGCAGTAGCAACGGCCCGGCCGTGGAGGAAAGCTACGAAAACTCCGCCGAGCCGCTGCCGAAGGGCAAGTTCTCGAAGCCGCTCGGCCTGGGCGGGGGGCTCGGTGGCAAGTTCGCGACCGACTTCGACGTGAAGAACATCAAGCTCACCGACGGCGGCGGGGCGTTCGGGGTCGGAGTCGGGGCCGGGCTCGGACACAAGCTGCCGGGCAAGAATACGCCACCCCATCACGGCAAACACGGACCGACGCTTCACCACAGCCAGCCGGCGCCGGTCCAGCAGCTCCACAGccacaaccacaaccacaacaaccatcaccaccaacaacaacaactacaacaacaacatgctCACCAACAGCCAGCACACCACACGGCACACGGCACACTCGGCACAACCGGTACCATAGACAATCCTAACCCACTAGACTTTCGACCGAActttaaactacaagatgtcCCCAATTTGTATCCCGCCGACCCGTATCTTCTAGGTGCCGGCATCGCCGCCAAGGGCCAGATCGAGAGCTTCCTCAACTCGGAGCACGCGCTGAAGGACGAGTCGCTGGTGGCGCAGCTGCTCGGCGACTCGAGCCCCGCCGCCCGCCCGCACTACCACCAGTTCCTGAAGTCGCAGGAGGACGAGAAGCTGGAGAAGGAGGCGCTCCGGCAGCAGATCGAGTACCTGAAGGCGCAGGCGGCCAAGCGCCCGCTCGACCTCAACGCCGGCCCGCACCGCCCGCCCATCGTCTCCAACGCGCAGAAGTTCCGCCCGGTGCGCCGCATCCCCTCGCACGTCCGGCTGGGCGTGAAGGCACCGTACCCGCTGCCCCGCATCCCCAACTACAACGATCGGCCGTACAGCATCAGCTTCAAGATCTAA